The stretch of DNA TTGGGCTCTGGAACGGGTTTTTAAGGTTTCGAGCGGGAGTGGGGTCTTGGAGGGGGGCGTTTTCTCAACATTCATCCTAAAAAGAGGCAGTGGGCTGCCCTGGTGGAGGAGCTTTGCATAGGCTTGAAAAGGGGCGAGCTGGGTGAGGTCTTCTTCGGTGAGGCTGAGGGAGGGCGCAAGGATTTGCGCGTCGGCATAACTAGTGCGAAAACAGAGCAGCGAGCCCACATTCCCCAAAATGGCATCTTGAATTTCGTGCGGAACTTGGGTGAGGTACTGGTTGGCCAGGGTCAGGGCCAAGCCGTATTTTCTGGATTCCGCCAACATGGTGAGCAGGGTTTTGCTGGTGAAGTTTTGAAATTCATCCACGGTGAGACAAACCGTTTTTCGGCTTTCGGATGGGAGCTCCGCCCGTTGCAAGAGGGTGGACTGAATCATTGAGATGAAAACCATGCCCAGTATGCGGCTGGCATCTTCGCCCAGTTTCCCCTTGGGGAGTGAGATCAGCACGATTTTGCTTTCGGCGAAGGCGTTTTTGAAGGAGAACTTGCTCTTGGGTTGGCCAAAAATGTTTCGGAGGACCGGAAGCGTGAGCAAGGGGCCCACTTTGTTGAGGATCGGAGCGCTGTGTTCTTGCCGGGTCCGCGGGTCTTGTTTTAAAAATTCTTCTTTAAAAAATCGGTGCAATTCGAAATCGTCCGTGAGCTCGAGCATTTTTCGGCAAAAGGCTTCGTTGGTGAGGAGGCGCGGAAGGTCGAGCAGTGTGGTGTTTGGGGCGAGAATCAGGAGGAGGAGTGCATTGCGCAAAATATATTCCAACCGTGGTCCCCAACTGCCCTGGGCCAAGACTTCAAACATTTCCACCAAGGCGGAGGCCTTGAGGTTCGGATTTTCTCCTGGGCAGAGCTCTAAAGGGTTGAGGGCGAGCGGAAAATCGGCATCGCCGGGGTCCAGGAGGAGGATGTCTTTTGCCCGCTCGAGGGGAGTGAGCCGGAGGGCGTCTTCAATCAAGTCCCCATGCGGGTCCAGCACCACGATGCTTCGGCCGAGTTCGGTATCTTCCCTAAAAAGATGCAAAAGTGTTGTGGATTTGCCCATGCCCGTTTTGCCCACCAAGTACAGATGTCTTTTGCGATCTTCTTCCTCAAGCTTTGTATTCCCCGGCTCGGGAAGGTGGGCGGTGGGTTCGGTGTGCAGATAAGTGGCTTGTTCCTTTGCATTTGGGAGCGAAAGCAGGCTCGCCAGCTCTTCGGCGCTCAGCACGGTTTCTTGGTTTTTACGACTGAGACTGAGTTCGCCCAAATAAGGCAGGGTGAAGCCGTGCACAAAATCTTTAAAGGGGTGGCTCAGGGTGATTTGTGCTCTAAACAGAGGTCTGGACAGCTTGTCGAGGATGGCGTGGCGGGGATCTTCCCGTTCGTGCGAGGATTCCATTTGTTCTTGGGGTTCCTGTTTTTGTGTTTTGAGCGGGGAGCTAAAAAGGCAGTTGCGAAGGAGCGGGCCGAGAAAACGGCGAGCTTTGAAGCTGAACCAGGCCTTACTTTCCCATTGGTCAAAGTGTCTTTCAGGTTCGAAGCTGCTTTGTTTCACCTTTTTTAGGGCCCGTTCTCTCTGTCTATTTTTGAGGGGAATGAGCTGCAAATGGAGGAAACTGTTTGGGGTTTTGGCCAACAGAGGGATCAAGGTGCTCAGGGGTGAAATATGTGTTTTTTGTATCCGATCTTCAAATTGGCTGTACCTTTTGATGGGGAGGAGAGGCCCTTTCTTTTGATGGATGAAGTAAAGGGTTTTTGGGCTCGTGGTGAGGAACGATGTGGGGCTTGCTTGTGTTTCGATGAACCGAGAGCCGAGCAGGTGAGTGCTGAGGTCTTCTGTGCAGAAAAACTGTACTTTTTGGTCTTTTTGACGGATCAGAATTTCGATGGAGCCGGGATGTTTTTGTAGGGTGTGCAGCCAATGGTCGAGGAGCCTTGGGGAATAGTCACGGGTTTCGCAGAGTCGGAGTTCGTACAGTGTTTTGGCTTGGGGTTTCATGCGCTTTTGGGATGGGTCTTTAAGCGTAGATGGGAATTGGTTTTTTGTAAAAATCCCCCCATTGATTTTAGGGGTTTTGTTCTTAAAAAATGCGTTGTTGGCGGAGTAACAACAGGGGGCTAGGCGGAACGCAGCTTCTCCACAATTTCGTTGAGAATGCTTCGGGCTTCCTCCAGAGTGGAGATTTGAACCACCTGGGAGCGGTATTCGCTGGCCCCCTCAAAACCGCGGAGGAGTTGGACGAAGTGTTTGCGCATTTCCTTCATGCCGCGTTCCTCACCTTTGGATTCCACGCAGAGTTCGGCATGGCGAAGGTAAGTGGGAACCTTGTCTTCAAAGGAACTGGGCGGGGTGTATGTGCCTCCATAAAGAGCCGCGGCGATTTCCGCCATGAGCCAGGGATTGCCCATGGTTCCTCGGCCCACCATGACTCCGTCCAGAGTGATGCCGGCATACGGAGAGTCGCCGGATGCGGTGAGCTGAGCGAGGGCGTCGGCCGCGCTGCGAATGTCTCCATTCCCAATCACCGGAATGCCTACGGCTTGTTTCACTGCGTAAATGGGGGTCCAGTCGGCGCGGCCCGTGTACATTTGCTTGGCCGTTCGCCCGTGAATGCTCAAGAGCTGGGCACCTGCACTTTCCATATCTTTACAGAACTGTACAAACCAGGGGAGATCCACTTTATCGGCACCCACACGGGTTTTAACAGAAACCGGCAGCTTCGTGGCCTTGGCCACGGCTTCCACCAATTCCGCGGCACGGCAGGGGTTTTTGAGCAGCGCGGAACCGTGATCGCTGCTCACCACTTTTTTTGCGGGGCAACCCATGTTGATGTCGATGGCGTCGATGCCCATGGCCTCGATGCGCTTGGCGGCCTCTGCAAAATGCGCCGGCTTTTTACCAAAAATCTGAGCCACCAAAGGGCGCTCTTCGTTGGGGTTGAAGTCCAGTTGTTTGAGCGTCATTTTACTGTCGTAGACAATGCCGTCGGCACTGGTGAACTCGGTAAAACAAATCACCCGCGGCTCGATTCCCTTAATAAGCTGCCTGTAGGCGGTGTCGGTGTAGCCGGCCATGGGGGCAAGCGCAAGAATCGGCCGCTTTGCGGTTTTCCAGGAAAATGCCATGTTATTTGTTGGGATTCACTTTTGGACCTTTCTCCTTTCCTCCAACAAAAACGATATTGTCCTTTTCGTAATCGCGGAAATCGGGATAGTTGCGGATGGGGGCGCCTTTTGCCCACGCCACTCCAAATCCTTGTTGATCTTCAAAGAGAGCGGACAATACGAAGACTGAATTTTCTCCCCCAATGCCATCGTAGACGGCGTAGAGGTATCCAAAAGGTTCACCCGCCTTGTCGATTTCTCCTTGTCTGGGGTCGGATGGGATGGTTTCAAAGGCATCGCTCTCTTCCAAAATGGTTTCGATTTCTGCGGCTGCGGGGTAAGCGCCGGTTTCTTCTTTGTAGGCTTCAATTTCCTCCAAAATGGCAGTCATGTCCTTCACTCTTTGGTCGTTTTCTTCAAGGTAAGTGAGGTCTTGTTCTTCGTCGTCGGTGATGGAGTCCTCAATGGTTTCCTCGCGGTCGCGATTGGCGAGCCACCAGATTCCGGAGCCTCCGAGTAGAATCACCACCACTGCGGGGATGAGAAGGGCCAGGAAGAGTTTTCGTTTTTCAAAGCCTTCATCTTCATTTTCCTCCGTTTCTTCTTCGGGGAGCGTGAGGTCCGGAGCGCTTTCCACTTGTAAAGAGGCGAGGGGGTCTGGGACGGGGGCGGGATTTGCGGCCGGAGCGGGTGCTGGTGCCGCCGTCGGTGCCGGGGCAGGTTGACTCACCGCTGCGTGCCTTCGCTCCTCCGCCTGACGCATCAAAGAAAGCGCACGGGCGTTTCCAGGTTCCAATTGCAGAATTTCCAAACACCCTTGAACCACTTTGTCGTATTCCTTTGCATTGAGCCAAGACTGAACCAAGTTCAGGGCTTCGATCACGCTGATGTCTCCACTGTTTTCCATGTATCACAGAGTAAGCCAAATGGGCCCGGAGCGCAAGCGGAGGGCTTCAATAAGCGCCTCGAACAACTTCTAATAGGCTTCTTCGGTGTTGTAAACGCCGCCCACTTGAGGGATCACGGCTTCAATGGTGCCCCAAGAGGACTCCCGGTCTTTTGGGGTGATGAGGGTCACTTCGTCTCCGGTGTTTCCCTTGTAATAAGTCACCGAGGCCAAGAGCACTTTGTAGGATTTCCCGTTTGCCAAAACCTTGAATTGTCCATCTTCCTTCACCAAGGTCCCTTTCACAAAATCTCGATCGATGGGGGAGATTTGTTTGTACATAAAGCTTCCGTTGGGCAGAATGGTGAGCTTGAGTCGGTCTCCTTCCACCAGTTTCGATTTGCTCGCGTAATTGGCGGGCACAGGATAGATCTTTTCATTGGGCCCGATCATGTTTTGTCCGTCAAAAACCCCTTCCACAATCTGATTTTCCCCTTGTTCATAGGCGCTGCTTTCTTCTGTTTTTGGCGTGCTGAGCTCCGAGTGTGCTTCCGGATTCATCTGGCCCAAAAGCTCCCTCGCGGCGCGTAAAGAAGCCTCACCGGCCTCGATCATGCGGAGAATTTTTGCGATTTGTTCATTATTTGTCATGGTTTGTGTGTTTATATGTGATTCACTCCACCAACTTATATATTACTTTTTCTCCATTCTGTCCAGAAATTCTAAGATCGATGTAGTCCAACGGCGCGGTATAAAGATCTATTTTTACCAAAGCTTTTTTGAGTTTGAGTAATTGAAGATTCAGATCTTGAGTCATGTCCAGCCACACGAAAAAGTACCGTTCGGTGTACAGGTGCAGCTCCCGTGCCCGTTTGAGATAATGGATTTCCAGGACATCCATATTGAATTTCCCCTCAAAACTTTTGCTGGTTTCTAAAAGTGAGCTCAGCACTTCCTGTGGGATCAATTCTTCGTTGATTTGATCCGGTTTCTCCGGCACGGCGGGGTCCGCTTCGTCCGCGGTCTCGGGGGATTCCACTGTTTCCTCAGGTTCTGCCGTTTGTACCGCGCCCAGATCCGCATCGGTCCCGGTGGAATCTATGACCAGAAGCGGAAGGTCTTCGATGGTGGCCCCCACACTGGCGATATAGCCCTTTTCGTTGACCACAAAATTTTCGCTGCTGCCGTCCTCAAATTCCACTCGTACGCTGGCCACGGGAGGGTAGGTTTCCAGTTTTACCGTGATGGTGTGGAAGAGCTTTCGATCGATATCCAGATTTTTTAAGTAGGTGAAGCTTTTGAGCAAGGCCTTTTCTTGATTTGATGCGCTCCAAAACAGCATGTTTTTGCCCAAAATCTCCTGCAAAATTTCTTTGATGGCCACCTGCTCTTGGCTGGTGTCCGCCTCGCCCTTCACTTCAATGTTTTGAATTTCGAACAAAGGAGTAAAAAAGATTCCATAGAAACCCGCCACCACCCCGCTCAAAACCAGGAATATTTTTAGATTTCTTAAAAAACGGCCGGTCTTTTCGGTGCTTCTGCGACTCAAACGGTCGGTTTGTATGGGCCTTATGCGAGGAATAAATGGCTTTCTCCTCGAAAAGCGCTGGCTTTTATAACTGGTGAAGCTGGTCTGGCCCGTGCGACGATTTCGTTTAAAAATCGAGAGTAAACCCATAAATGGCGGGATGGGGTTTGGGATCAGTTGCCTTTTGCAAGAGCATCTCTCATGGCATTTTGGCGAGCCTCACTTCGTGGGCGGGCAATTGCCTTGTTTCGCCTTTTCCATTGCTTAGACTTGGGCCGACTTGCGTTGGCCGTTGTCATTCCGTGTTTTAAACTGTGTTTATTGACCATATATTCGGCTTGGCCGAAGCTTTAAGAGCTTAGGGATTGTAGGTGGCGCTTCAAGAGAAGTCAAGCCAAGAACTTATATGCCACCGGGGGGAGAGTCATCGTAGTCCGTTTTTTTCTTGTTGAGGTGGTCTTGCAATCTGCGCTTAAAGAAGGGATCAAAGGGTACGATGTCCCCGGGATTTCCATTGAAGGTTTGGATGGTCCCATCTACTCCATTCCAGAATACTTCAGTTGGGAGTGCCTTATAACTCTCAAACAGAGCGTTAAAAATTTCATCTTCTCCCATGCCCGCGCTCCAGTTGATGCACATAGCTTTTAGAGCCCGTTTAAACCTTGTGACCTGTATGCCCTCCCGTTCTTCCATTTGTAGCCTTGTTGTTTGCTCGACTATGGTGTTAGAGGTTTCTGTGTTTAATGAAAGTAGTCTGCGTAGGTCCGCCAGAAGATTGGCGATATCGGCTTCTTTAAGGTTGTCGAGTTTTTTTGCCTCCATGACGAGGGTCACCAAGCACTTGATTGCTGTATCCCAAGTGCTTGCGGGAGTGAGTTCCGTTTCCGGTTGGCTCTCGATTTTTTTAAGTGCTAAAGCGGCTTCGATGATTGTGGTCAAACGGTCATCCTTGATTCTGTTGGTCCCTACACTTCGTTTCAGTTGAGCAGCTAAGCGGAGTACTTCTTGAGGTTTGGGTGCTGCTGGTGGTGTTTTTGCGGCTCTTTTTAAGCCACCTCCAAAACTTCGAATCAACTCAATTGGCTCATCGCCGACTGGGTCTTCTTCTGTTCGGGTGGACTGCGGTAGGGCACGAATACCCGCCCCCCTGGTCGGCAGGTGGAAAAGATTACTAGGCTTGGGCTCGGGAAATTCTGTGGGCATAATTTATTTTATAGCCTAGGTATCATACTTTGTTTTTCTGTTTTGTAAAGAGACCCTACCGTGGAGTGAAGGGCCTCTTTTTATAATTGAGTGGGGGGCTTCGTTTCGGTTTTAGGAACAGCCCATGCTGTTTCCACAGTTGAGACATTTGTAGCAAGTGGCGTTGCGCACGGTCACATGTCCACAGGTTCCGCAGAGAGGGGCGTCGCCCATCATGCTTTTGAGTCCTTGGCTGAGGGCATCGTGAGCGGTGGTGGCTCCCATGCCGAGGCCGGATGCTCCCATGCTGGGCGCTTCGAGGCTGGGCGTGGCAGAACCACTTTGAGCTTCGGCTGCTTCATTTTGAATGGCGGCGGTGATTTTTCCTTTGAGCGTGTTTTCCATGAATTGCGTGCTCTTGGGTTCAACATGGACGAAATCCGTGCGGCCCAAATATTCCATTCCCAATACGCGGAAGATGAAGTCTACGATGGAAGTACATGTTCGAATATTGGGGTGGGTGGTGAATCCACTGGGTTCAAAGCGGGTGAAGGTGAAGCTGTCTACATATTTTTCCAGTGGGACTCCATATTGCAGTCCCACGGAGACCGCTACTGCAAAACAGTTGAGGAGGCTTCGGTAAGAGGCACCTTCTTTAAAGGTGTCGATGAAGACTTCGCCCAGAGTGCCGTCTTCATATTCTCCGGTGCGGATGTACATTTTTTGTCCCGCCACAGCGGCTTCCACGGTGATTCCATTTCGCTTGGTGGGCATGGAGATTTTTGATCCGCGGAGCACGGTGCCTTCTGGAAGTTCGGTCGTTTTTTCGGCAGTTGCGGCCTTGTCTTTTTTGCTGGAAAGCGGTTGAGAGTGTTTGCTTCCGTCGCGGTAAAGGGCAATGGCTTTGAGTCCCAGTTTCCAGGATTGCATATAGATGCTTCGGATCTCTTCCACGGTGGCTTCGTTGGGGATGTTCACGGTTTTGGAAATGGCTCCGGAAAGGAAGGGTTGTACGGCGGCCATCATCTTTACATGGCCCAGTGCGGCGATGTAGCGGCTGCCTTTTCCGCACTTGTTGGCACAGTCGAAGATTGCAAAATGTTCTTCTTTGAGTCCGGGCGCGCCTTCCAAAGTTTCGGCGGCTTCTTGTTTATCGGTACCCATCACGAAGTCCAGCATTTCTTTCACTTGTTCTTCATTGTAGTCCAAGCGGTGCAAAACTTCGGGGATGGATTGGTTGATGATTTTAAAGTGTCCTCCGCCGGCGAGTTTTTTCCATTTCATGATGGAGAATTCAGGCTCCACACCGGTGGTGTCGCAGTCCATCAAAAGTCCGATGGTTCCTGTGGGGGCGAGCACGGTGGCTTGAGCATTGCGGTATCCGTATTTTTCTCCCATTTCCACCATGAGGTCGGCGTCTTCTCGTGCGGCTTCCGCGAGTGCGGTTCCGGCCAGGTTCCCATCAATGGCGTGGGCGGCTTCCTTGTGTTTGTTCATCACACGGAGCATATCGGTTTTGTTCTTTTCGTATCCGGCAAAGGGTCCCACGGCTTTGGCCAATTGAGCGGAAGCCACAAAGGCGTGACAGTGCATGATGGCGGTGAGGGCGGCGGCGATGGAGCGGCCTTTGTCGCTGTCGTAAGGCACGCCGAGCATCATGAGCAAGGTCCCCAAGTTTGCGTAACCGAGGCCGAGGGGACGGTAGTCGTGGCTGTTTTGTGCGATGGAAGGAGTGGGGTAGGAAGAAACATCCACCAAAATTTCTTGAGCGATGAAGAAGATTTCTACGGCGTGGCGGTAAGCTGCAACATCGAAGGAACCGTCTTCGTTGAGGAATTTAACAAGATTGAGGGAAGCCAGGTTGCACGCGGTGTCGTCCAAGAACATGTATTCGCTGCAAGGGTTGCTTCCGTTGATGCGGCCGCTTTGTGGGCAGGTGTGCCACTCGTTGATGGTGGTGTCGAATTGGAGGCCGGGATCGGCGCAAGACCAGGCGGCCGCGCAAATATCTTCAAAAAGTTCCTCCGCATCGATTTCTTCATATTTTTTTCCATCGGTGCGGAAACGAGTCCAGAATTTCTCTCCTTTTTCCACGGCGCTCATGTATTCATCCATCACGCGCACAGAGT from Candidatus Gracilibacteria bacterium encodes:
- a CDS encoding type IV secretion system DNA-binding domain-containing protein → MKPQAKTLYELRLCETRDYSPRLLDHWLHTLQKHPGSIEILIRQKDQKVQFFCTEDLSTHLLGSRFIETQASPTSFLTTSPKTLYFIHQKKGPLLPIKRYSQFEDRIQKTHISPLSTLIPLLAKTPNSFLHLQLIPLKNRQRERALKKVKQSSFEPERHFDQWESKAWFSFKARRFLGPLLRNCLFSSPLKTQKQEPQEQMESSHEREDPRHAILDKLSRPLFRAQITLSHPFKDFVHGFTLPYLGELSLSRKNQETVLSAEELASLLSLPNAKEQATYLHTEPTAHLPEPGNTKLEEEDRKRHLYLVGKTGMGKSTTLLHLFREDTELGRSIVVLDPHGDLIEDALRLTPLERAKDILLLDPGDADFPLALNPLELCPGENPNLKASALVEMFEVLAQGSWGPRLEYILRNALLLLILAPNTTLLDLPRLLTNEAFCRKMLELTDDFELHRFFKEEFLKQDPRTRQEHSAPILNKVGPLLTLPVLRNIFGQPKSKFSFKNAFAESKIVLISLPKGKLGEDASRILGMVFISMIQSTLLQRAELPSESRKTVCLTVDEFQNFTSKTLLTMLAESRKYGLALTLANQYLTQVPHEIQDAILGNVGSLLCFRTSYADAQILAPSLSLTEEDLTQLAPFQAYAKLLHQGSPLPLFRMNVEKTPPSKTPLPLETLKTRSRAQCARPVSLVEEKLKNRYNSKDNSPATGKKSSPVSSSF
- the dusB gene encoding tRNA dihydrouridine synthase DusB, which encodes MAFSWKTAKRPILALAPMAGYTDTAYRQLIKGIEPRVICFTEFTSADGIVYDSKMTLKQLDFNPNEERPLVAQIFGKKPAHFAEAAKRIEAMGIDAIDINMGCPAKKVVSSDHGSALLKNPCRAAELVEAVAKATKLPVSVKTRVGADKVDLPWFVQFCKDMESAGAQLLSIHGRTAKQMYTGRADWTPIYAVKQAVGIPVIGNGDIRSAADALAQLTASGDSPYAGITLDGVMVGRGTMGNPWLMAEIAAALYGGTYTPPSSFEDKVPTYLRHAELCVESKGEERGMKEMRKHFVQLLRGFEGASEYRSQVVQISTLEEARSILNEIVEKLRSA
- a CDS encoding FtsQ-type POTRA domain-containing protein, with the translated sequence MGLLSIFKRNRRTGQTSFTSYKSQRFSRRKPFIPRIRPIQTDRLSRRSTEKTGRFLRNLKIFLVLSGVVAGFYGIFFTPLFEIQNIEVKGEADTSQEQVAIKEILQEILGKNMLFWSASNQEKALLKSFTYLKNLDIDRKLFHTITVKLETYPPVASVRVEFEDGSSENFVVNEKGYIASVGATIEDLPLLVIDSTGTDADLGAVQTAEPEETVESPETADEADPAVPEKPDQINEELIPQEVLSSLLETSKSFEGKFNMDVLEIHYLKRARELHLYTERYFFVWLDMTQDLNLQLLKLKKALVKIDLYTAPLDYIDLRISGQNGEKVIYKLVEGITYKHTNHDK
- a CDS encoding vitamin B12-dependent ribonucleotide reductase, giving the protein MAQSITLPDPVTSKDPAAGAANTANKVERPKDAKPAGKALSIKRRFTQVGLEAFDMIEFETRESRITEPDGTVVFEMKAVEVPKTWSQLATDILAQKYFRKRGVSGTDNTSETSAKQVVHRVSHTIRTFGEERGYFASKEDADAFEQELKFMCITQRGAFNSPVWFNCGLYHEYGVVGDAGNYAWDFAEGKIVEIQNAYARPQCSACFIQKVDDSLMGIFDLAKNEAKLFKYGSGTGSNFSAIRSKYEILSGGGISSGLMSFLEVLDRGAGAIKSGGTTRRAAKMVVLDIDHPEIRDFINWKVESEKKAKALMDAGYSGDWRGEAYHTVSGQNSNNSVRVMDEYMSAVEKGEKFWTRFRTDGKKYEEIDAEELFEDICAAAWSCADPGLQFDTTINEWHTCPQSGRINGSNPCSEYMFLDDTACNLASLNLVKFLNEDGSFDVAAYRHAVEIFFIAQEILVDVSSYPTPSIAQNSHDYRPLGLGYANLGTLLMMLGVPYDSDKGRSIAAALTAIMHCHAFVASAQLAKAVGPFAGYEKNKTDMLRVMNKHKEAAHAIDGNLAGTALAEAAREDADLMVEMGEKYGYRNAQATVLAPTGTIGLLMDCDTTGVEPEFSIMKWKKLAGGGHFKIINQSIPEVLHRLDYNEEQVKEMLDFVMGTDKQEAAETLEGAPGLKEEHFAIFDCANKCGKGSRYIAALGHVKMMAAVQPFLSGAISKTVNIPNEATVEEIRSIYMQSWKLGLKAIALYRDGSKHSQPLSSKKDKAATAEKTTELPEGTVLRGSKISMPTKRNGITVEAAVAGQKMYIRTGEYEDGTLGEVFIDTFKEGASYRSLLNCFAVAVSVGLQYGVPLEKYVDSFTFTRFEPSGFTTHPNIRTCTSIVDFIFRVLGMEYLGRTDFVHVEPKSTQFMENTLKGKITAAIQNEAAEAQSGSATPSLEAPSMGASGLGMGATTAHDALSQGLKSMMGDAPLCGTCGHVTVRNATCYKCLNCGNSMGCS